One genomic window of Gossypium hirsutum isolate 1008001.06 chromosome D11, Gossypium_hirsutum_v2.1, whole genome shotgun sequence includes the following:
- the LOC107961908 gene encoding germin-like protein subfamily 1 member 7 translates to MKGVQFLVAFVLLALASKLVSASDPSPLQDFCVAINDTKDGVFVNGKFCKDPKLATAEDFFLPGLNIPGNTSNQVGSMVTPANVQQIPGLNTLGISLVRIDYAPYGGLNPPHTHPRATEILVVVEGTLSVGFVTSNTDNRLFTKVLYPGDVFVFPEGMIHFQFNIGSTNAVAFAALSSQNPGVITIANAVFGSDPAINPDVLAKAFQLDQNIVKQLQSRFWWDNN, encoded by the exons ATGAAAGGTGTTCAATTCCTTGTAGCATTTGTCCTCTTGGCTTTGGCTTCCAAACTTGTCTCAGCTTCAGATCCCAGCCCTCTTCAGGATTTCTGTGTAGCAATTAATGATACTAAAGACGGTG TTTTCGTTAATGGCAAGTTCTGCAAGGACCCCAAGCTTGCAACCGCAGAAGACTTCTTCCTGCCTGGCCTCAACATTCCTGGAAATACATCAAACCAAGTAGGATCAATGGTCACTCCAGCCAATGTTCAACAAATACCTGGACTTAACACTCTTGGCATATCTCTTGTTCGAATTGACTATGCACCTTACGGTGGCCTAAACCCTCCTCACACTCACCCTCGTGCCACCGAAATTCTAGTCGTTGTGGAGGGCACACTTTCCGTTGGCTTTGTCACATCGAACACGGATAACCGTCTCTTCACCAAAGTCCTATACCCCGGAGATGTATTCGTTTTCCCTGAAGGTATGATTCACTTCCAGTTCAACATAGGGAGTACGAATGCGGTTGCCTTTGCTGCTCTCAGTAGCCAAAACCCAGGGGTGATCACCATTGCAAATGCAGTGTTTGGCTCTGACCCGGCCATCAATCCTGATGTTCTTGCCAAGGCCTTCCAGCTGGATCAAAATATCGTTAAACAACTTCAGTCCCGGTTCTGGTGGGACAACAACTAG
- the LOC107961907 gene encoding germin-like protein subfamily 1 member 14, which produces MKTAHFILVFCLLALASPFAYASDPSPLQDFCVAINDPKDAVFVNGKFCKDPKLAKAQDFYYSGLNIPRNTSNPVGSTVTPVNVAQIPGLNTLGISLVRIDYAPNGGLNPPHTHPRATEILVVVEGTLYVGFVTSNTDNRLITKVLYPGDVFVFPIGLIHFQFNVGKTNAVAFAALSSQNPGVITVANAVFGSNPPINPDVLVKAFQLDKNVVKNLQSKFWWANN; this is translated from the exons ATGAAAACTGCCCATTTCATCCTAGTATTTTGTCTCTTGGCTCTGGCTTCCCCATTTGCCTATGCATCTGATCCCAGTCCTCTCCAAGATTTCTGCGTAGCCATCAATGACCCCAAGGATGCTG TGTTTGTTAATGGGAAGTTCTGCAAGGACCCAAAGCTTGCTAAAGCACAAGACTTTTACTATTCAGGGCTCAACATCCCCAGAAACACATCAAATCCAGTGGGATCGACTGTTACTCCAGTTAATGTTGCTCAAATACCAGGGCTTAACACTCTTGGCATCTCATTGGTTCGAATTGATTACGCACCAAATGGTGGCCTAAACCCCCCTCATACTCACCCTCGTGCCACCGAAATCCTAGTCGTTGTGGAGGGCACACTCTACGTTGGCTTCGTGACATCCAACACCGATAATCGTCTCATTACCAAGGTCTTATACCCTGGAGATGTATTTGTTTTCCCAATTGGTCTCATTCACTTTCAATTCAATGTGGGGAAAACCAATGCCGTTGCCTTCGCTGCTTTGAGTAGCCAGAATCCTGGGGTTATTACCGTAGCCAATGCAGTGTTTGGATCAAATCCACCCATCAATCCCGATGTTCTCGTCAAGGCTTTCCAATTGGACAAGAATGTGGTGAAAAATCTTCAGTCAAAATTCTGGTGGGCTAACAATTAG